Proteins encoded in a region of the Zea mays cultivar B73 chromosome 2, Zm-B73-REFERENCE-NAM-5.0, whole genome shotgun sequence genome:
- the LOC542051 gene encoding WUSCHEL-related homeobox 3A, protein MPQTPSTRWCPTPEQLMILEEMYRSGVRTPNAAEIQQITAHLAYYGRIEGKNVFYWFQNHKARERQRLRRRLCARHQQQYAQQQATAAAPASSPNSSATVPSLAAGGSSAGVHPAVMQLHHHQHPYATNFMPHQLGYMGQQVATVPPVLNPAAAGMVDLAAARAGGGNKATAAGSGAYGGGAGLYNSCSSNQLEEWEATDAMEHCDASCGAASGSSDEGGALQLPPCCRRPLKTLDLFPTKSTGLKDECSSSKSSSCSTSTN, encoded by the exons ATGCCGCAGACACCTTCGACTCGCTGGTGCCCGACGCCGGAGCAGCTGATGATCCTGGAGGAGATGTACCGGAGCGGCGTGAGGACGCCCAACGCGGCGGAGATCCAGCAGATCACGGCGCACCTGGCCTACTACGGCCGCATCGAGGGCAAGAACGTCTTCTACTGGTTCCAGAACCACAAGGCCCGCGAGCGCCAGCGGCTCCGCCGTCGCCTCTGCGCCCGGCACCAGCAGCAGTACGCGCAGCAGCAGGCCACCGCGGCGGCCCCGGCTTCGAGCCCTAACAGCAGCGCCACCGTTCCGTCCCTCGCAGCAGGTGGCAGCAGCGCCGGTGTGCATCCGGCGGTGATGCAGCTGCACCATCACCAGCACCCGTACGCAACCAACTTCATGCCACACCAGCTG GGCTACATGGGACAGCAGGTGGCGACTGTTCCGCCAGTGCTGAACCCAGCTGCTGCCGGCATGGTGGACCTTGCAGCTGCAAGAGCAGGAGGAGGAAATAAGGCTACTGCTGCAGGTAGTGGTGCCTATGGAGGTGGAGCTGGGTTATACAACAGCTGCAGCAGCAATCAGCTGGAGGAGTGGGAGGCCACAGATGCAATGGAGCACTGCGACGCCAGCTGCGGTGCGGCATCGGGCAGCTctgacgagggtggcgcgctccAGCTGCCGCCATGCTGCCGCCGTCCTCTAAAGACCTTGGACCTCTTCCCCACTAAGAGCACTGGACTCAAGGACGAGTGCAGCAGCTCCAAGTCCTCCTCTTGCTCCACATCCACCAACTAA